The sequence TCCCAATCGGGACATGCCACTGATAAAGAACCGCTATATCAATTCCTGTCATCACCTGGACAGCCAGTACGGCCGGGTGATCCGTTACCTGGAAGAGCATGATCTTCTTGACTCCACGATTGTAATCCTTACAGGGGACCATGGAGAGGAATTTATGGAAAAAGGCCACTGGGGCCACAATTCCAGTTTTGTGGAAGAGCAGATCCGGACACCTCTGGTGTTGTGGGTGCCGGGCCTGGCTCCTCGACAGGTGAACCGTATAACATCACACGTCGATATTCCGGCAACCTTGATGCCTTTACTCGGCGTGACAACGCCTGTGGAGCGCTACACCCATGGATCTGATCTTCTGGCTCCCCAGGGGAAACCATACACGATCATGGCCGACTGGCACGCTCTTGCCTACTTGGATGGAGAGTATAAGGCGGTTTTCGGATATAACGGCATGACCATGAACAAGAAGGTAACGACGAAAAACGATATGGTTGTCGAAGATCAGGAGGGGTTTTATCGGAGCCGCGGACCCATATTTCTGGAAATCATGAAGGAATTGGGCCGATTCAACAAATAGGCGTTACATATCTGAAGAAACACTGTAGAACGGGAAGTGGGTGCTCAAGACGAATACGATGCCGACAACCGAGGATGTGGCCCTGAAGTACAAAAACTTGTGGAGGGTGGAGCAGATATTCCGGGACATGAAGTCGACTCTGGCCCCCCGGCCGAGGCAGGAAAGGTTGTTCATGTTTATGGCGGGGGGATCCCTTTACCTGCTTTATTCCGTTTTCTGCTTCCTGACGATACGGGTATCCTTCAGCCAGTTTACATCGTCTTTCGCCGGATAATCGAGGTTGTAGTGCAGTCCCCGGCTTTCCTTGCGCATCATGGCGCATTCCACGATCAACGTGGCGACTGTGGTTATGTTACGAAGTTCAATGAGATCCTTGGTGATGAGGAAATTATGATAGTACTCATTGATTTCATTGGAAATCATCTCGATTCTCCGTTTGGCCCGGGCCAGACGTTTGTTGGAGCGGACAATTCCCACGTAATTCCACATACACCGCCGGATTTCATCCCAATTATGTGAGACGACCACCGATTCATCGCTTTCGGTCGCGCCCCGCGGATCCCATGGTGGTATGTCGACGTTGCTTTGAGCGTTTCGGGCGAAAAGCTCGACGATCTTTATAAAGGCGCGGTGAGCGTAAACGACTGCCTCCAGGAGAGAATTGCTGGCCAGCCGGTTTGCCCCGTGGAGGCCCGTGCAGGAAACCTCGCCCAAAGCGAAAAGCCTGTCAATATTAGTCTGGCCGTAATGATCGACGTCGACACCGCCGCAAAGATAATGGGCCGCGGGCACAACCGGAATCTGGTCGGTCGTGATATCGATGCCATATTCCAGGCATTTCCCGTAGATACCGGGAAAGCGATCTGTAATGAAATCCCGCCCACGGTGGGTGATGTCTAAAAGGACATACTCATCGCCTGAAATCTTCAACTCCGTGTCGATGGCCTGGGCGACGATATCACGTGGCGCAAGGCTTTCCATGGGATGATATTTCTTCATGAAGGCCGAACCGTCTTGCAGGCGGAGGATGCCCCCTTCACCGCGAACCGCTTCGCTGATCAGGAATGATTTGGCTTCCGGGTGGAAGAGGCAGGTCGGGTGGAACTGGATCAACTCCATGTTGGCAACTTCCGCGCCTGCCCGGTAAGCCATCGCAATGCCGTCGCCCGTGGCGATATCGGGATTGGTCGTGATGAGATAGACCTTTCCCGCTCCTCCTGTGGCCAAAATGATGAAGCGGGCCTGGAAGGTATGCACGTCGTTGTTCTGAATATCGTAAACATAGGCCCCGAGGCAACGGTCCCTTCCTGCGGGGGATTCCTGCCGCGTCAACCTTGATTGCAGGATCAAATCGATGGCGATGTGGTTTTCGAAGATGCGGATATTCGGGCGTTTGCTTGCTTTTTCATGAAGGGCGCGCTCAATTTCCCGGCCTGTCAGGTCCTGGGCGTGGATAACCCGTCGCTTGGAGTGACCGCCCTCGCGTTCCAGGTCATATCCGGAAGAGGAACCATTTGCCGATTTGGTGAAATTGACGCCCCATTGCACCAGTTCCCGGATACGATCCGGCCCCTCGCTGACCACGAAGCGAACCGTATCTTCCCGGCAAAGACCACCGCCGCAAATGAGGGTATCGCGAATATGGTCTTCGAAGCTGTCTTCCTTGTCCAGAACCACGGCAATGCCACCTTGCGCGTAGTTGGTGCTTGATTCGGACTTTTCTTTTTTTGTCACCATGGTGACCGAGCCCAGAATCGACGCCTTGATAGCGAAAGACAATCCGGCGATTCCGCTGCCCAGCACGAGGAAGTCGGAAGTGAAGTCCATAAGGCTGTCCTTGACTGAAAAAGATGATTTACAAACCCTTGACGTTTATATATACAATTTTTTAGTCTTTTGTAAAAAGGAAATATGGGATATCAACAATGATTGTTTTAGGAATTGAGTCATCATGCGATGAAACAGCGGCGTCCGTCGTTCTGGATGGACGGATAATGCTGTCGAACATCATTGCCTCCCAAATAGATGTACACCGGAAATACGGCGGTGTGGTTCCGGAAATTGCTTCCAGGAAGCATGTGGAAGCGATCGTTCCCGTGATCCTAGAGTCTCTGGAGGAAGCGGACGTAACCCTGGAGCAGATCGACGGCGTTGCCGTAACCTGCGGCCCCGGTCTGGTCGGCTCGTTGTTGGTCGGTTTGTCAACAGCCAAAGCCATCGCCTATGCCCGGCAAATTCCCCTTGTGGGGGTCAATCATCTGGAAGGTCATATCGCCGCGGTTTTCCTCATGGAAACGCCGCCGGAGCTCCCGTTCATAGCCCTGGTCGTTTCCGGCGGCCACACAAATATCTACCTCGTGACATCCGATGGAAGGTACAATC comes from Deltaproteobacteria bacterium and encodes:
- the nadB gene encoding L-aspartate oxidase; this translates as MDFTSDFLVLGSGIAGLSFAIKASILGSVTMVTKKEKSESSTNYAQGGIAVVLDKEDSFEDHIRDTLICGGGLCREDTVRFVVSEGPDRIRELVQWGVNFTKSANGSSSGYDLEREGGHSKRRVIHAQDLTGREIERALHEKASKRPNIRIFENHIAIDLILQSRLTRQESPAGRDRCLGAYVYDIQNNDVHTFQARFIILATGGAGKVYLITTNPDIATGDGIAMAYRAGAEVANMELIQFHPTCLFHPEAKSFLISEAVRGEGGILRLQDGSAFMKKYHPMESLAPRDIVAQAIDTELKISGDEYVLLDITHRGRDFITDRFPGIYGKCLEYGIDITTDQIPVVPAAHYLCGGVDVDHYGQTNIDRLFALGEVSCTGLHGANRLASNSLLEAVVYAHRAFIKIVELFARNAQSNVDIPPWDPRGATESDESVVVSHNWDEIRRCMWNYVGIVRSNKRLARAKRRIEMISNEINEYYHNFLITKDLIELRNITTVATLIVECAMMRKESRGLHYNLDYPAKDDVNWLKDTRIVRKQKTE